Proteins found in one Cellulomonas palmilytica genomic segment:
- a CDS encoding ABC transporter ATP-binding protein, translated as MTDTPAPPEGSPGPPPGTELVTRPGIVVRDVHRAFGSVQALDGVTFSARSGAVTALVGPNGSGKTTLLLVLAGLLVPDAGEVRVGGHDPVTDGPAARAATGWMPDAFGTWDSLTAREVLHTFAAAYRIDAATARTRAAELLATVHLSEYADRPASVLSRGQKQRLGLARALVHDPQVLLLDEPASGLDPRSRVDLRVLLRRLADEGRTVIVSSHILSELEEMSDDVVFVSRGRTVTSDELGTGTVRGVAGASGTWHVRALSYAALVSWLTSVGASWRPDDEQDPHQPPREQPGGVLLTVDGDDGAAKLVRDAVAAGVPLVSLAPAAGALERAYLALEEERR; from the coding sequence ATGACGGACACCCCCGCTCCCCCCGAGGGCTCCCCCGGCCCTCCGCCCGGGACCGAGCTCGTGACCCGGCCCGGCATCGTCGTGCGCGACGTGCACCGCGCGTTCGGCTCGGTCCAGGCACTCGACGGCGTGACGTTCTCCGCGCGCTCCGGCGCCGTGACCGCGCTCGTCGGCCCCAACGGCTCCGGCAAGACGACGCTCCTGCTCGTCCTCGCCGGCCTGCTCGTGCCCGACGCGGGAGAGGTCCGCGTCGGGGGCCACGACCCGGTCACCGACGGCCCCGCCGCGCGCGCCGCGACCGGCTGGATGCCCGACGCGTTCGGCACGTGGGACTCCCTGACCGCACGCGAGGTCCTGCACACGTTCGCCGCCGCGTACCGGATCGACGCCGCGACCGCGCGCACCCGCGCCGCGGAGCTGCTCGCGACCGTGCACCTGTCCGAGTACGCGGACCGGCCCGCGTCCGTGCTCTCCCGCGGGCAGAAGCAGCGCCTCGGGCTGGCCCGGGCGCTCGTCCACGACCCGCAGGTCCTCCTGCTCGACGAGCCCGCGTCCGGGCTCGACCCGCGCTCGCGGGTCGACCTGCGCGTGCTGCTGCGGCGCCTCGCCGACGAGGGCCGCACGGTGATCGTGTCGAGCCACATCCTCTCCGAGCTCGAGGAGATGTCCGACGACGTCGTGTTCGTCTCGCGCGGCCGCACGGTCACGTCCGACGAGCTCGGCACCGGCACCGTGCGCGGCGTCGCCGGCGCGAGCGGCACGTGGCACGTGCGCGCGCTGTCCTACGCGGCGCTCGTCAGCTGGCTCACGTCCGTCGGGGCGTCCTGGCGTCCCGACGACGAGCAGGACCCGCACCAGCCGCCGCGTGAGCAGCCCGGGGGCGTGCTGCTCACGGTCGACGGCGACGACGGCGCGGCGAAGCTCGTGCGCGACGCGGTCGCGGCGGGCGTCCCGCTCGTCTCGCTCGCACCGGCGGCGGGCGCGCTGGAGCGCGCGTACCTGGCACTCGAGGAGGAGCGGCGATGA
- a CDS encoding ABC transporter permease encodes MTQAVEVPAATPAPGGTPRVRGRWALSWHGVRTVAALELRQRVRSTRWVVALVVWTVVIGGLTLLMFGAMDTLFGASDADRSVQGPALFAAVTFLVLGLGLLVTPTLASTSVNGDRNAGTLATLQVTLLSPAEIALGKLLAAWTAACAFLALSVPFLALATAVGPTPWWSLLRVVLLIALLLVAVCAIGLGMSALVSRTAGSTVLTFIVVAAVTFIAPLVFGLTYSSVSSYERVQVYSMPDTWDGIEDVECVWREGERSVAHTERTWWLLAVNPFVVVADGAGTKAGDDGGDALGGLRDVVRQVRIGDSGKVDECWADSSTFQAERSDHPVWPWGLGLNLALGAAGYVTAVRRLSIPTRTLPRGTRVA; translated from the coding sequence ATGACGCAGGCTGTCGAGGTACCGGCGGCGACGCCCGCACCGGGCGGGACGCCGCGCGTGCGCGGCCGGTGGGCCCTGAGCTGGCACGGGGTGCGGACGGTCGCGGCGCTCGAGCTGCGCCAGCGCGTGCGCTCGACCCGGTGGGTCGTCGCGCTCGTCGTGTGGACCGTCGTGATCGGGGGGCTCACGCTCCTCATGTTCGGCGCGATGGACACGCTGTTCGGCGCGAGCGACGCCGACCGCTCCGTCCAGGGCCCGGCGCTGTTCGCGGCCGTGACGTTCCTGGTGCTGGGCCTCGGGCTGCTCGTCACCCCGACGCTGGCCTCGACGTCCGTCAACGGCGACCGCAACGCCGGGACCCTCGCGACGCTGCAGGTCACGCTCCTGTCCCCCGCGGAGATCGCGCTCGGCAAGCTGCTCGCGGCCTGGACCGCCGCGTGCGCGTTCCTCGCGCTGAGCGTGCCGTTCCTGGCGCTCGCGACCGCCGTCGGCCCCACCCCGTGGTGGTCGCTCCTGCGCGTCGTGCTGCTCATCGCGCTCCTGCTCGTCGCGGTCTGCGCGATCGGCCTCGGGATGTCCGCGCTCGTGTCGCGCACCGCCGGGTCGACCGTGCTGACGTTCATCGTCGTCGCGGCCGTCACGTTCATCGCGCCGCTGGTGTTCGGGCTGACGTACAGCTCGGTCTCGTCGTACGAGCGCGTGCAGGTCTACTCGATGCCCGACACCTGGGACGGCATCGAGGACGTCGAGTGCGTGTGGCGCGAAGGCGAGCGGAGCGTCGCGCACACCGAGCGCACGTGGTGGCTGCTCGCGGTCAACCCGTTCGTCGTCGTGGCCGACGGCGCCGGGACGAAGGCCGGCGACGACGGCGGGGACGCGCTCGGCGGCCTCCGGGACGTCGTGCGGCAGGTGCGCATCGGCGACAGCGGCAAGGTCGACGAGTGCTGGGCCGACTCGTCGACGTTCCAGGCCGAGCGGAGCGATCACCCGGTGTGGCCGTGGGGGTTGGGGCTCAACCTCGCGCTCGGCGCCGCGGGTTACGTGACCGCCGTGCGACGGCTGTCGATCCCGACGCGCACGCTGCCGCGCGGGACCCGCGTGGCCTGA
- a CDS encoding DUF5063 domain-containing protein, whose protein sequence is MSTSAVLPPDDDLRSIAEAMATESRSYLTTVTEVAAGANPEAALPLLLLAVSDLLAVGARLGATTDVVPVERFEPDVGPDPDVEPLRAGLANAFEGIDEYAEVVDPLLGAEVAAATVSGDLVAIAGAVVQGLRHHERGGVLEALWWWQFSYLSDWGERASSTLRTLQVTLAHLRLDVDDDVATEAEYDALQP, encoded by the coding sequence ATGAGCACCTCGGCTGTCCTCCCGCCCGACGACGACCTGCGCTCCATCGCGGAGGCGATGGCGACCGAGTCGCGGTCCTACCTGACGACGGTCACGGAGGTCGCGGCGGGTGCGAACCCGGAGGCGGCGCTGCCGCTGCTGCTGCTCGCGGTTTCCGACCTGCTCGCGGTGGGTGCGCGCCTGGGTGCGACGACGGACGTGGTGCCGGTCGAGCGGTTCGAGCCGGACGTGGGCCCGGACCCGGACGTGGAGCCGCTGCGTGCGGGGCTGGCGAACGCGTTCGAGGGCATCGACGAGTACGCCGAGGTGGTGGACCCGCTGCTGGGTGCGGAGGTCGCGGCGGCGACCGTGTCGGGCGACCTCGTGGCGATCGCGGGCGCGGTGGTGCAGGGTCTGCGGCACCACGAGCGCGGCGGTGTGCTCGAGGCGCTGTGGTGGTGGCAGTTCTCGTACCTGTCCGACTGGGGTGAGCGGGCGTCGAGCACGCTGCGCACGCTGCAGGTGACGCTCGCGCACCTGCGTCTGGACGTGGACGACGACGTCGCGACCGAGGCGGAGTACGACGCGCTGCAGCCCTGA
- the recR gene encoding recombination mediator RecR, which translates to MYEGAVQDLIDELGRLPGVGPKSAQRIAFHVLAADPADVRRLADALIEAKERVTFCETCGNVAQEPECRICKDPRRSPTVLCVVEEAKDVVAIERTREFRGKYHVLGGAINPIAGVGPDDLRIAQLMRRLADGTVTEVILATDPNVEGEATATYLARLLLPMGLTVSRLASGLPVGGDLEYADEVTLGRAFEGRRLLSA; encoded by the coding sequence GTGTACGAGGGCGCGGTCCAGGACCTGATCGACGAGCTCGGGCGGCTGCCCGGGGTCGGTCCCAAGAGCGCCCAGCGCATCGCGTTCCACGTGCTGGCGGCGGACCCGGCGGACGTGCGCCGCCTCGCGGACGCGCTGATCGAGGCCAAGGAGCGTGTGACGTTCTGCGAGACGTGCGGCAACGTCGCGCAGGAGCCGGAGTGCCGGATCTGCAAGGACCCGCGGCGTTCGCCGACGGTCCTGTGCGTGGTCGAGGAGGCCAAGGACGTCGTCGCGATCGAGCGCACGCGGGAGTTCCGCGGGAAGTACCACGTGCTCGGCGGGGCCATCAACCCGATCGCGGGCGTCGGTCCGGACGACCTGCGCATCGCGCAGCTCATGCGTCGCCTCGCGGACGGCACGGTCACCGAGGTGATCCTCGCGACGGACCCGAACGTCGAGGGTGAGGCGACCGCGACGTACCTGGCGCGGCTGCTGCTGCCGATGGGCCTGACGGTGAGCCGTCTGGCGTCGGGTCTGCCGGTGGGTGGGGACCTGGAGTACGCCGACGAGGTCACGCTGGGCCGCGCGTTCGAGGGTCGCCGACTGCTGTCGGCGTGA
- a CDS encoding DNA polymerase III subunit gamma and tau — protein sequence MTTALYRRYRPETFAEVIGQDHVTAPLRQALRSGQVNHAYLFSGPRGCGKTTSARILARILNCAANTEGSPTDTPCGTCESCVELARGGPGSLDVVEIDAASHGGVDDARELRERATFAPARDRFKIFILDEAHMVTTQGFNALLKIVEEPPPHVKFVFATTEPDKVIGTIRSRTHHYPFRLVPPDVLLPYLDELCAREGVPVGGGVLPLVVRAGGGSVRDTLSVLDQLIAGSDENGIDYDGAAALLGYTQGALLDDVVDAIAAGDGGAAFRVVERVIATGHEPRRFVEDLLERLRDLIVLDAAGEAAGAALRGLPEDQLAAMRVQAARLGSAELSRSADLTNAALTEMTGATSPRLHLELLMARLLLPAADDQRSGLAARLDRLERGMPVAARAESGAPADAPAPVADEPAAPPVRLGAGRGADAARAALAAHRAAQRTEPPTTAPAAPPVPAVVRPATPAEPRPAEPRPAEPRPAEPRPAEPRPAEPRPAEVASAASAEAEPVAAPSPEAAHGEPRALAPEPPTSVDEAGPRLDEPGVDGVAVDEVAVDEVAAVEPGHHAEEPADEPTDEPVVADDGPRGTADEPAAADEAQAVPDDRSKEADGAPGAAAGTPEGDGEPEVAEPFEAVRVQAVSETETLRRRWPEVLDTVKSLRRVTGALVDPNNAQVAELDATTLRLAFTTPELANAFRNGPHADVVSRAVHETLGFQVRVEAVSGDVRAAHGTPARSQAPAPRPAQQRPSGARASQSRSGGAPAGPTATESADDDSEAHRPAPGAPGAQAASSPVTDSPEAPAASASGSDPAGDRPQPTGDSHDDWVPPEEPDDPWATHVPEEPAAGPTAVSAPDAEPEPAAPAEPPVPAVPGVISPEEAAASWGLPAAPAAPATAARPAPPSGGATPAASTARQAPTSGHATTTGRAPTSGQAPTSGQTGARSMSAVESAVARAQRLAAAAPQRSASAPRRPAPSTPSDPYFDASPDDPDMASSGLVGAPLVAQILGGTVIDEQIDDGR from the coding sequence GTGACCACAGCGCTGTACCGCCGCTACCGGCCGGAGACGTTCGCCGAGGTGATCGGCCAGGACCACGTCACCGCCCCCCTGCGGCAGGCGCTGCGCTCCGGTCAGGTCAACCACGCCTACCTGTTCTCCGGGCCGCGGGGCTGCGGGAAGACGACGAGCGCGCGCATCCTCGCGCGCATCCTCAACTGCGCCGCGAACACCGAGGGCAGCCCCACGGACACCCCGTGCGGGACGTGCGAGTCGTGCGTCGAGCTCGCGCGTGGCGGCCCGGGGTCGCTCGACGTGGTCGAGATCGACGCCGCGAGCCACGGTGGTGTCGACGACGCGCGTGAGCTGCGCGAGCGCGCGACGTTCGCCCCCGCGCGCGACCGGTTCAAGATCTTCATCCTCGACGAGGCGCACATGGTCACGACGCAGGGCTTCAACGCCCTGCTGAAGATCGTCGAGGAGCCGCCGCCGCACGTGAAGTTCGTGTTCGCGACGACGGAGCCCGACAAGGTCATCGGGACCATCCGCTCCCGCACGCACCACTACCCGTTCCGGCTCGTCCCGCCGGACGTGCTGCTCCCGTACCTCGACGAGCTGTGCGCGCGCGAGGGCGTGCCCGTGGGCGGCGGCGTGCTGCCGCTCGTCGTGCGCGCCGGCGGCGGGTCGGTGCGCGACACGCTGTCCGTGCTGGACCAGCTGATCGCGGGGTCCGACGAGAACGGCATCGACTACGACGGCGCCGCGGCGCTGCTCGGCTACACGCAGGGCGCGCTGCTGGACGACGTGGTCGACGCGATCGCGGCGGGCGACGGCGGTGCCGCGTTCCGCGTGGTCGAGCGCGTGATCGCGACGGGTCATGAGCCGCGCCGGTTCGTCGAGGACCTGCTCGAGCGGCTGCGCGACCTCATCGTGCTCGACGCCGCCGGCGAAGCCGCGGGTGCGGCGCTGCGGGGACTGCCGGAGGACCAGCTCGCCGCGATGCGCGTGCAGGCCGCGCGCCTCGGCTCCGCCGAGCTGTCGCGGTCCGCGGACCTGACCAACGCGGCGCTGACCGAGATGACCGGCGCGACCTCGCCGCGCCTGCACCTCGAGCTGCTCATGGCGCGCCTGCTGCTGCCCGCCGCCGACGACCAGCGCTCCGGTCTCGCCGCACGGCTCGACCGCCTCGAGCGGGGGATGCCGGTCGCGGCGCGTGCCGAGTCCGGTGCGCCTGCCGACGCTCCCGCGCCCGTCGCCGACGAGCCCGCCGCGCCGCCCGTCCGGCTGGGCGCCGGCCGCGGCGCGGACGCCGCCCGCGCGGCGCTCGCGGCGCACCGCGCCGCCCAGCGCACCGAGCCGCCGACGACCGCCCCGGCGGCGCCCCCGGTCCCGGCGGTGGTCCGCCCGGCGACGCCCGCCGAACCGCGCCCCGCCGAACCGCGCCCCGCCGAACCGCGCCCCGCCGAACCGCGCCCCGCCGAACCGCGCCCCGCCGAACCGCGCCCCGCCGAGGTCGCGTCCGCGGCTTCTGCGGAGGCGGAGCCGGTGGCCGCTCCGTCGCCCGAGGCCGCGCACGGCGAGCCGCGCGCGCTCGCGCCGGAGCCGCCGACGTCCGTCGACGAGGCCGGACCGCGTCTCGACGAGCCTGGCGTCGACGGGGTGGCCGTCGACGAGGTGGCCGTTGACGAGGTGGCCGCGGTCGAGCCCGGCCACCACGCCGAGGAGCCCGCCGACGAGCCCACCGACGAGCCTGTCGTCGCCGACGACGGGCCGCGTGGGACCGCCGACGAGCCCGCGGCCGCGGACGAGGCGCAGGCCGTGCCTGACGACCGGTCCAAGGAGGCGGACGGCGCTCCCGGCGCCGCCGCCGGCACGCCTGAGGGCGACGGTGAGCCCGAGGTCGCCGAGCCGTTCGAGGCCGTGCGGGTCCAGGCGGTCTCCGAGACGGAGACGCTGCGCCGCCGCTGGCCCGAGGTGCTCGACACGGTCAAGTCGCTGCGCCGCGTGACCGGCGCGCTCGTCGACCCGAACAACGCCCAGGTCGCCGAGCTCGACGCGACGACCCTGCGCCTGGCCTTCACCACGCCCGAGCTCGCGAACGCGTTCCGCAACGGACCGCACGCCGACGTGGTGTCGCGTGCGGTCCACGAGACACTCGGCTTCCAGGTGCGCGTCGAGGCGGTCAGCGGCGACGTGCGCGCCGCGCACGGGACCCCCGCGCGCTCGCAGGCGCCTGCCCCGCGCCCGGCCCAGCAGCGCCCGTCCGGCGCGCGCGCCTCTCAGTCCCGCTCGGGCGGAGCCCCGGCCGGCCCGACCGCCACGGAGTCCGCCGACGACGACTCGGAGGCCCACCGGCCGGCGCCCGGTGCACCGGGTGCCCAGGCCGCGTCGTCGCCGGTGACGGACTCGCCGGAGGCGCCGGCGGCGTCGGCGTCGGGTTCCGACCCGGCCGGCGACCGCCCGCAGCCGACCGGGGACTCGCACGACGACTGGGTCCCGCCGGAGGAGCCTGACGACCCGTGGGCGACCCACGTCCCCGAGGAGCCCGCCGCCGGCCCGACCGCCGTGTCGGCTCCGGACGCCGAACCGGAACCCGCCGCACCGGCCGAGCCGCCCGTCCCGGCGGTCCCGGGGGTGATCTCGCCCGAGGAGGCCGCCGCGTCCTGGGGTCTGCCGGCCGCGCCCGCGGCGCCGGCGACGGCCGCGCGACCGGCCCCGCCGTCGGGCGGCGCGACGCCCGCGGCGTCGACCGCCCGCCAGGCGCCGACCTCGGGCCACGCGACGACCACGGGTCGGGCGCCGACCTCGGGTCAGGCGCCGACCTCGGGTCAGACGGGGGCGCGCTCGATGAGCGCGGTCGAGTCGGCGGTCGCGCGGGCGCAGCGGCTCGCGGCGGCGGCTCCGCAGCGGTCGGCGAGCGCTCCTCGTCGGCCCGCGCCGAGCACCCCGAGCGACCCGTACTTCGACGCGTCCCCCGATGACCCGGACATGGCGTCGTCGGGCCTGGTCGGTGCGCCGCTGGTCGCCCAGATCCTGGGCGGGACGGTCATCGACGAGCAGATCGACGACGGCCGCTAG
- a CDS encoding LysE family transporter, whose product MDASTVLTAAVLGVVAGLSVAVPVGPVAVLVIREGLVRGRSAGLAAAAGVATVDLTYAMLAVLLGTQVGRLLAGHEQWLRVGGAVVLGVVGVAGLVRWWRVRRTPAPGPEEADDEPLATTGGVLRVWARFVVVTVLNPATALIFATVATGLAGRLVAGAGTLVAFAVGAGAASLVWQSGLALAGAWAGGRLGPRWHAWSAPLGSALVVALAAGMVVG is encoded by the coding sequence ATGGACGCGTCCACCGTGCTCACCGCCGCCGTGCTCGGCGTGGTGGCGGGGCTGTCCGTCGCGGTGCCCGTGGGGCCGGTCGCGGTGCTGGTCATCCGCGAAGGGCTCGTGCGGGGGCGCAGCGCGGGGCTCGCCGCCGCGGCGGGGGTCGCGACCGTCGACCTCACGTACGCGATGCTCGCGGTCCTGCTGGGCACGCAGGTCGGCCGACTCCTCGCGGGGCACGAGCAGTGGCTGCGCGTCGGGGGTGCGGTGGTGCTGGGCGTCGTGGGCGTCGCGGGGCTCGTGCGGTGGTGGCGCGTGCGGCGGACTCCGGCACCGGGTCCTGAGGAGGCGGACGACGAGCCGCTCGCGACCACCGGCGGCGTGCTGCGGGTGTGGGCGCGGTTCGTCGTCGTGACCGTGCTGAACCCCGCGACCGCGCTGATCTTCGCGACCGTCGCCACGGGCCTCGCGGGGCGGCTGGTGGCCGGGGCGGGCACGCTCGTCGCGTTCGCCGTCGGGGCGGGTGCGGCCTCGCTCGTGTGGCAGAGCGGGCTCGCGCTCGCGGGCGCGTGGGCGGGCGGTCGGCTCGGGCCGCGGTGGCACGCGTGGTCCGCGCCACTCGGGTCCGCGCTGGTCGTCGCGCTCGCCGCGGGCATGGTCGTCGGCTGA
- a CDS encoding Lrp/AsnC family transcriptional regulator: protein MSQHGDRLPLHFRPDAATIVVVDRIDERILHELTADARLPYRELGARVGLSANAAAARVRRLQDEGVIRGFTVVRGSSVGSSSAGLEVFVEVRLADGTTNEDFTAALARDFPGVLDAVHVTGSYDYLLHAVVADPAALDQLVRRLKREAGAAQTFTRLALRGA, encoded by the coding sequence ATGTCGCAGCACGGAGACCGGTTGCCGCTGCACTTCCGGCCGGATGCCGCGACAATCGTCGTCGTGGACCGCATCGACGAGCGCATCCTGCACGAGCTCACCGCCGACGCCCGCCTGCCCTACCGCGAGCTCGGCGCGCGCGTGGGACTGTCCGCCAACGCCGCCGCCGCGCGCGTGCGGCGACTGCAGGACGAGGGCGTCATCCGGGGCTTCACGGTCGTGCGGGGGTCGTCGGTGGGCTCGTCGTCGGCCGGTCTGGAGGTGTTCGTCGAGGTGCGGCTCGCGGACGGGACGACGAACGAGGACTTCACCGCGGCGCTCGCACGCGACTTCCCCGGCGTGCTGGACGCGGTGCACGTGACAGGCTCGTACGACTACCTGCTGCACGCCGTGGTCGCCGACCCGGCCGCGCTCGACCAGCTGGTGCGGCGCCTCAAGCGCGAGGCCGGCGCCGCGCAGACCTTCACGCGCCTCGCGCTGCGGGGAGCCTGA
- a CDS encoding GNAT family N-acetyltransferase, translating into MRIGPTTSPADLTRVHDEVLRSSFPDDELADLPTLQAMLANGTLRLVVAHDEDGLRGAALAEWFPATGVLLLAYLAIAPGGRGGGVGSRLLDHAIDTWRTELDPWLVVAEVEDPAQHTGSEAHGDPTARLRFYRRHGARVIPLPYVQPAMHPGGPRVPGLLLLALCASGDRLAGVEADGRWLLPTAPLRAFLEQYFTSSEGAPPTGPDWDAIVAALTGPTIRV; encoded by the coding sequence GTGCGCATCGGTCCGACGACGAGCCCCGCCGACCTGACGCGCGTGCACGACGAGGTGCTGCGCTCCTCGTTCCCCGACGACGAGCTCGCGGACCTGCCCACGCTGCAGGCGATGCTCGCGAACGGGACGCTGCGGCTCGTCGTCGCGCACGACGAGGACGGGCTGCGCGGCGCCGCGCTCGCCGAGTGGTTCCCCGCCACGGGCGTGCTGCTGCTCGCGTACCTGGCGATCGCGCCGGGCGGACGCGGCGGCGGCGTGGGCAGCCGGCTGCTCGACCACGCGATCGACACGTGGCGCACCGAGCTGGACCCGTGGCTCGTCGTCGCGGAGGTCGAGGACCCCGCGCAGCACACCGGCTCCGAGGCGCACGGCGACCCCACCGCGCGCCTGCGGTTCTACCGGCGGCACGGCGCGCGCGTGATCCCGCTGCCCTACGTGCAGCCCGCGATGCACCCGGGCGGGCCACGCGTGCCCGGGCTGCTGCTGCTCGCGCTGTGCGCGTCGGGCGACCGGCTCGCGGGCGTCGAGGCGGACGGCCGCTGGCTCCTCCCGACCGCGCCGCTGCGCGCGTTCCTCGAGCAGTACTTCACCTCGTCGGAGGGCGCCCCGCCGACCGGCCCGGACTGGGACGCGATCGTCGCCGCACTGACCGGCCCGACGATCCGGGTGTGA
- a CDS encoding YciI family protein: protein MPRYLGYTLGDESVPVPPPSPDLMQRMGEFVEEATKAGVLVMTGGIGPTAMGAKVTLADGEFSVVDGPFAEAKELIGGWALTECRDLDEAVEWTKRFLAVLGEGEARVRPVF, encoded by the coding sequence ATGCCGCGCTACCTCGGTTACACCCTCGGTGACGAGTCCGTCCCGGTGCCGCCGCCCTCGCCGGACCTCATGCAGCGCATGGGCGAGTTCGTCGAGGAGGCCACGAAGGCGGGCGTCCTCGTCATGACGGGCGGGATCGGGCCCACCGCGATGGGCGCGAAGGTCACGCTCGCCGACGGTGAGTTCTCGGTGGTCGACGGGCCGTTCGCGGAGGCGAAGGAGCTCATCGGCGGGTGGGCGCTCACGGAGTGCCGGGACCTCGACGAGGCGGTGGAGTGGACCAAGCGGTTCCTCGCGGTGCTCGGCGAGGGCGAGGCCCGCGTCCGGCCCGTGTTCTGA
- a CDS encoding RNA polymerase sigma factor, translating to MSDARAATEAVFRVERTRLVGGLLRYVGDVGLAEDLAQDALVAALEQWPADGVPRNPGAWLMTVARRRAVDLVRRDRVLADKYALVAPTLQSTSSGPDEEALDGDGIDDDVLRLVFVACHPVLPPAARVALALRLLGGLTTAEIARAYGQPETTVAQRISRAKKTIAQAGAPFEVPTGDDRAARLPSVLEVVYLVFNEGYTATAGDDWARPELCFEALRLARVLAALLPDEPEVLGLQALLELQSSRLDARVGPDGAPVLLADQDRRRWDRLLIRRGLDALARAEARGGRGPYVLQAAIAACHARAFSVDETDWTRIAALYAELVALVPSPVVELNRAVAVARAVGPQEGLDVVDALAATGTLDAYHLLPSVRADLLVRLGRVDEARGELVRAAGMTANLRERDLLLRRWHDLDGTAAPADET from the coding sequence GTGAGCGATGCCCGAGCCGCGACGGAGGCGGTGTTCCGCGTGGAGCGCACGCGCCTCGTCGGCGGGCTCCTGCGGTACGTGGGCGACGTCGGGCTCGCCGAGGATCTCGCGCAGGACGCGCTCGTCGCCGCGCTCGAGCAGTGGCCCGCCGACGGGGTGCCGCGTAACCCGGGCGCGTGGCTCATGACGGTCGCGCGCCGCCGGGCCGTCGACCTCGTGCGGCGCGACCGGGTGCTCGCGGACAAGTACGCGCTCGTCGCACCGACGCTCCAGAGCACGTCGTCGGGACCCGACGAGGAGGCCCTGGACGGCGACGGGATCGACGACGACGTGCTGCGGCTCGTGTTCGTCGCCTGCCACCCCGTGCTGCCGCCGGCCGCTCGGGTCGCGCTCGCGCTGCGCCTGCTCGGCGGGCTGACGACCGCGGAGATCGCTCGCGCGTACGGCCAGCCGGAGACGACGGTCGCGCAGCGCATCTCCCGGGCGAAGAAGACGATCGCGCAGGCCGGGGCGCCGTTCGAGGTGCCGACCGGCGACGACCGCGCGGCGCGGCTGCCGTCCGTCCTCGAGGTCGTCTACCTGGTCTTCAACGAGGGCTACACCGCCACGGCGGGCGACGACTGGGCGCGCCCCGAGCTGTGCTTCGAGGCGCTGCGCCTGGCGCGCGTGCTCGCGGCCCTGCTGCCCGACGAGCCCGAGGTGCTGGGCCTGCAGGCGCTGCTGGAGCTGCAGTCGTCGCGGCTCGACGCGCGCGTCGGGCCAGACGGAGCCCCGGTGCTGCTCGCCGACCAGGACCGCCGCCGCTGGGACCGGCTGCTGATCCGCCGCGGCCTGGACGCGCTCGCTCGCGCCGAGGCCCGGGGCGGGCGAGGCCCGTACGTGCTGCAGGCCGCGATCGCCGCGTGCCACGCGCGGGCGTTCTCCGTCGACGAGACGGACTGGACCCGGATCGCGGCGCTGTACGCCGAGCTCGTCGCGCTCGTCCCGTCGCCCGTCGTCGAGCTCAACCGCGCCGTCGCCGTCGCCCGGGCGGTCGGCCCGCAGGAAGGGCTGGACGTCGTCGACGCCCTCGCCGCGACCGGCACGCTCGACGCCTACCACCTGCTCCCGAGCGTGCGCGCGGACCTGCTGGTCCGGCTCGGCCGCGTCGACGAGGCCCGCGGGGAGCTCGTGCGTGCCGCGGGCATGACGGCCAACCTCCGCGAACGCGATCTGCTCCTGCGCCGCTGGCACGACCTCGACGGCACGGCCGCCCCCGCAGACGAGACCTGA